A genomic segment from Flavobacterium inviolabile encodes:
- a CDS encoding ATP-binding protein, which translates to MKSRIFLLTISFLAVFNSGVLCGQHNDRLVIKHIDNYARTLSSQPDSAFYYIRMATAESEKNNDPFLLSRCYYNLGYYYYLQKQLEKSKAYTYKSFPYAGKARNYTIAALGYNQLGLIDRDQGNYSSALQNFLISLDIAEKHGLMRNQSVALNNLGYLYDLQNDTVKALKAYTESQQVAYGNNLKFELLATYNNIAILEKKRNAKKAIDNYKKAYVIAVALNDKYEQFNILINLSDSYAATVAGRQAGFRYLMQAKKIAEELKDQNLLFYLYFNLGGYYRTLKTYDEAIKNYHTALQFSERGISQDQKWSLLQAIEQVYSESGNFKQAYFYKEACNRLKDSVFTIEKNKAFHEIQTKYEVDKKNLRIQLLTKEKIIQQNRKELILIVGLILVVALLIALWVYKNRIRIQKIINEKENEIHKKEIVRLEQEKELKRITGVVQGQDQERNRIAKEIHDGIGGTLTGVKLQLSQANTIMKNKGIDIIIEQMTLVCRNLRSISHNLSLNYLKDKDLEVLLNELKEEYQYREEFQIEAVVYPEGALNSFSESVKHQAYRIVQELVANISKHAAATDVLLNVTRHNDLLNIIVEDNGRGFDNTISKGIGLKNVEERLSAINGSMIIESQLGRGTTVIIDIPI; encoded by the coding sequence ATGAAGAGCAGAATATTTTTGTTAACCATCTCATTTCTGGCAGTATTTAATTCTGGTGTTTTGTGTGGTCAGCATAATGATAGATTGGTGATAAAGCATATTGATAATTATGCAAGAACACTCTCGTCCCAGCCGGATTCCGCCTTTTATTATATAAGAATGGCTACTGCTGAAAGTGAGAAAAACAACGATCCGTTTTTACTGTCCAGGTGTTATTATAATCTGGGATACTACTATTACCTTCAAAAACAACTGGAAAAATCAAAAGCATATACCTATAAATCTTTTCCGTATGCAGGGAAAGCCCGGAACTATACCATTGCCGCTCTTGGGTATAATCAATTGGGATTAATAGACAGGGATCAGGGCAATTATAGCAGCGCATTGCAAAATTTCCTGATATCATTAGATATCGCCGAAAAGCACGGGTTGATGCGAAACCAGAGTGTGGCACTAAATAATTTAGGGTACCTGTACGATTTGCAAAATGATACTGTTAAGGCATTAAAAGCCTATACGGAAAGTCAGCAAGTTGCCTACGGAAATAACTTAAAGTTTGAGCTGTTGGCAACATATAATAACATCGCGATTCTTGAAAAAAAGAGGAATGCTAAAAAAGCAATCGATAATTATAAAAAAGCTTATGTGATAGCGGTTGCATTAAATGATAAATACGAACAGTTTAATATACTGATCAATTTAAGTGACAGTTATGCCGCTACTGTTGCCGGAAGGCAAGCCGGTTTCCGGTATCTGATGCAGGCGAAAAAAATCGCGGAAGAATTAAAAGATCAGAACTTGCTTTTCTATTTGTATTTTAATTTAGGGGGATATTACCGGACATTAAAAACGTATGATGAGGCAATTAAAAATTACCATACAGCACTGCAATTTTCCGAAAGAGGAATTTCCCAGGACCAAAAATGGAGTTTGTTACAGGCCATCGAACAGGTTTATAGCGAATCGGGAAATTTCAAACAGGCCTATTTTTATAAGGAGGCATGTAATAGGTTGAAGGATAGTGTTTTTACGATTGAAAAAAATAAAGCATTTCACGAGATACAAACAAAATATGAAGTTGATAAAAAGAATTTAAGGATACAGCTGCTGACAAAAGAGAAGATCATTCAGCAAAACCGGAAGGAGCTGATATTAATCGTTGGGCTTATACTGGTGGTTGCATTACTGATCGCATTGTGGGTTTATAAAAATCGGATCAGGATACAAAAAATCATCAATGAAAAAGAAAATGAAATCCATAAAAAGGAAATTGTGAGGCTGGAACAGGAAAAAGAGTTAAAAAGAATTACCGGTGTTGTACAGGGGCAGGATCAGGAAAGAAACAGGATTGCCAAAGAAATCCATGACGGAATAGGCGGAACGCTGACAGGGGTAAAGCTACAGCTGTCTCAGGCGAATACTATAATGAAGAATAAAGGAATTGATATTATCATTGAGCAGATGACACTTGTTTGCAGGAACCTGAGAAGCATTTCTCATAATTTAAGCCTGAATTATTTAAAAGATAAGGATCTTGAAGTATTGTTAAACGAGCTTAAAGAAGAGTATCAATACCGGGAGGAATTTCAGATAGAAGCAGTTGTTTATCCGGAGGGAGCTTTAAATTCTTTTTCTGAATCGGTCAAACATCAGGCCTATCGGATTGTACAGGAGCTGGTTGCTAATATTTCGAAACATGCCGCAGCTACCGATGTTCTGTTGAATGTTACAAGGCATAATGACCTGTTGAATATAATTGTGGAGGATAATGGTAGGGGATTTGATAATACAATATCAAAAGGAATCGGTTTAAAGAATGTTGAAGAAAGACTTTCGGCTATAAATGGCAGTATGATTATTGAAAGTCAGTTGGGAAGAGGTACAACGGTAATTATTGATATTCCAATTTAG
- a CDS encoding T9SS type A sorting domain-containing protein, which yields MKKSLLFLLSALLHFTIVNGQIAAGKKNNIYLTISSDYENANVYEISALIISNTQNIKMSGEYVSETSVNITPIPDTTIHICPVTASAPKNQHNGGTTVIRTSTGGPGKTYYPEIILYPNPASDFLTVKSPAFPISGYSIYDTSSILHTSKITKSAHEINMDLTNLLPGHYLLILEMEYEKPVSVQFIKK from the coding sequence ATGAAAAAAAGCCTCTTGTTTTTACTCTCAGCACTTCTACATTTTACGATTGTGAACGGACAGATAGCAGCCGGAAAAAAAAACAATATATACTTAACTATTTCTTCCGATTATGAAAATGCGAATGTCTATGAAATTTCGGCATTAATAATTTCCAATACCCAAAACATTAAAATGAGCGGGGAATACGTTTCCGAAACAAGCGTCAACATTACCCCTATCCCAGACACCACCATTCACATTTGCCCTGTCACGGCATCAGCTCCAAAAAACCAGCATAACGGCGGTACTACAGTGATACGTACCAGTACCGGCGGTCCGGGAAAAACATATTATCCTGAAATCATTCTGTATCCCAACCCTGCCAGTGATTTTTTAACGGTAAAATCCCCTGCTTTTCCCATAAGCGGTTACAGCATCTATGATACCAGCAGCATTCTCCATACCTCTAAGATAACAAAATCAGCACATGAAATCAATATGGATTTAACGAATTTACTTCCCGGCCATTACCTTTTAATTCTGGAAATGGAGTATGAAAAACCAGTATCTGTTCAATTTATTAAAAAATAA
- a CDS encoding S8 family serine peptidase, translating to MKNIKLILGILTLLISGGSYGQSNYFYYYNGEKFFLELDTQNMAINTKENTTAFIEPYLSDNASLGTLTEDYTRGSVITVDELAKMNQNIKTYYFEIQYPQGLETSNYFALLNNFNTINAIVKASPSFKTSDGKKIGLSNNFYVKLRSEADVNLLYDTAKNYNLEILGYDQYMPLWFVVSCARTNDKNALEFANIFQESGLFESTEPAFIYHNLEASADPYFNNQWGLKNTGQYGAAYAGIDIKAEQAWGIATGTGIKTAIYDHGFEMNHPDLAANVFGTGYDAKTGTSPAQVRGPHGTPCAGITGAVQNNNLGISGVAPNTQLVSISINLLSSDTPIELARGFNWARTNGIDVISNSWGGYAPSNIITDAINNALTLGRGGKGCVVVFAAGNENNTNIRYPGNYFPNILVVGAMSPCGQRKSLSSCDGETTWGSCYGSQLDIMAPGVKMPTTDRQGSAGYDVSNYMQAFNGTSSACPVVAGVAALILSKNPNLTAVQVNNIIEQSAQKVRPDLYSYSTIGGRPNGTWHSEMGYGLVNAYQALLITPSPCVTNLTLTTNVTAPATDTRQASSSISASNTIGSGATGIYHAGETVILTNGFTAVNGAVFRSYIEGCSGNYVAKQGDEPVISYETIHNLPEKKAVLSDDKIQIVPNPNNGIFYINIKDMAEGTIQITNLIGATVYSNRFKKESEDLKIDIQDKADGIYIVRIVSGEQTLTTKIIKN from the coding sequence ATGAAAAATATAAAATTAATACTCGGTATCCTGACACTCCTTATTTCCGGTGGAAGTTATGGGCAGTCAAACTATTTCTACTATTATAACGGTGAAAAGTTTTTTTTGGAATTAGATACGCAAAATATGGCAATCAACACAAAAGAAAACACTACCGCGTTTATAGAACCTTATTTAAGCGACAATGCTTCCTTAGGCACACTTACCGAAGACTATACCAGAGGGAGCGTTATTACTGTTGATGAATTGGCAAAAATGAACCAAAACATCAAGACCTATTATTTTGAGATACAATACCCTCAAGGTCTTGAAACCAGCAATTATTTTGCCTTACTCAACAACTTTAACACGATCAATGCAATCGTAAAAGCCTCGCCAAGTTTCAAAACCAGCGATGGTAAAAAAATTGGCCTTTCCAATAACTTCTATGTCAAACTAAGAAGTGAGGCAGACGTCAATTTATTATATGATACTGCAAAAAATTACAATCTGGAAATTTTAGGTTATGATCAATATATGCCGCTTTGGTTTGTTGTAAGCTGTGCCAGAACAAACGACAAAAATGCTTTGGAATTTGCTAACATTTTCCAGGAATCCGGTTTGTTTGAAAGTACGGAACCTGCCTTTATCTATCATAATTTAGAAGCTTCGGCAGATCCCTATTTCAACAATCAATGGGGACTAAAAAACACCGGTCAATACGGCGCTGCTTATGCCGGAATAGACATTAAAGCAGAGCAGGCCTGGGGAATTGCAACCGGAACAGGCATAAAAACAGCCATCTATGATCATGGTTTTGAAATGAATCATCCGGATTTAGCAGCCAATGTTTTCGGTACCGGTTATGATGCAAAAACCGGAACATCACCTGCACAGGTAAGAGGTCCTCATGGAACGCCGTGTGCCGGTATAACCGGAGCCGTGCAAAATAATAATTTAGGCATCAGCGGCGTTGCGCCGAACACCCAACTGGTCTCTATCAGTATCAACTTACTATCTTCCGACACTCCTATAGAGTTAGCACGTGGTTTTAACTGGGCAAGAACCAATGGTATTGATGTAATCAGTAATTCATGGGGAGGTTATGCTCCGTCAAACATTATAACAGATGCGATCAATAATGCCCTGACATTGGGACGTGGCGGAAAAGGATGTGTTGTTGTTTTTGCAGCGGGTAATGAAAACAATACCAATATTCGTTATCCCGGCAATTATTTCCCCAACATTCTTGTTGTTGGTGCCATGAGTCCATGCGGGCAACGAAAAAGCCTTTCATCCTGTGACGGGGAAACCACCTGGGGCAGTTGTTATGGTTCCCAGTTGGACATTATGGCTCCCGGTGTGAAAATGCCGACTACCGATCGCCAGGGATCTGCCGGGTATGATGTTTCAAATTACATGCAGGCTTTTAACGGAACTTCTTCCGCATGTCCGGTTGTTGCCGGTGTAGCCGCTCTGATTTTATCCAAAAACCCGAACTTAACTGCCGTACAGGTAAATAATATTATCGAACAATCTGCTCAGAAAGTAAGACCAGACCTGTACAGCTATTCCACTATTGGAGGAAGACCTAATGGAACCTGGCATAGTGAAATGGGATATGGACTTGTAAATGCCTATCAGGCTTTATTGATAACGCCAAGTCCATGTGTTACGAATCTAACACTAACGACCAATGTAACTGCTCCTGCAACAGACACCAGACAAGCTTCTTCGTCCATTTCTGCAAGCAATACGATTGGCAGTGGGGCTACCGGAATATACCATGCAGGAGAAACCGTAATACTTACTAATGGTTTTACCGCTGTTAACGGTGCTGTTTTCCGATCCTATATTGAGGGATGCTCCGGCAATTATGTAGCCAAACAAGGAGATGAACCCGTAATCAGCTACGAGACTATTCATAATCTTCCTGAAAAGAAGGCCGTTCTATCTGACGACAAAATCCAGATTGTTCCCAATCCGAACAACGGTATTTTCTATATCAACATTAAAGATATGGCGGAAGGCACTATCCAAATCACCAATCTGATCGGGGCAACGGTATACAGCAACCGCTTTAAGAAAGAGTCCGAAGACCTGAAAATAGACATTCAGGATAAAGCTGACGGGATCTATATTGTCCGGATCGTTTCCGGAGAACAAACCCTTACAACAAAAATCATTAAAAATTAA
- a CDS encoding acyl-CoA dehydrogenase family protein, translating to MNFDYNETQAMIAQSIRDFAEQHIRPNIMEWDEAQTFPVDLFKKLGEMGFMGVLVPEELGGSGLGYHEYITIVEEISKVDPSIGLSVAAHNSLCTNHILTFGNEEQKKRWIPKLATAEWIGAWGLTEHNTGSDAGGMNTTAVKDGEEWVLNGAKNFITHAKSGNVAVVIVRTGEKGDSRGMTAFVVEHGTPGFTSGRKENKLGMRASETAELIFDNCRISDANRLGEVGEGFIQAMKILDGGRISIGALSLGIAKGAYEAALKYSKERHQFGKPISDFQGISFKLADMATEIEASELLLHKAAFLKNNHRPVTTLGAMAKMYSSEVCVKVANEAVQIHGGYGYTKDFPVEKFYRDSKLCTIGEGTTEIQKLVISRNILKG from the coding sequence ATGAATTTTGATTATAATGAAACGCAGGCGATGATTGCCCAATCAATCAGAGACTTTGCAGAACAACACATTCGTCCTAATATTATGGAATGGGATGAAGCACAAACATTTCCTGTTGATTTATTTAAGAAATTAGGTGAAATGGGATTCATGGGAGTTTTAGTTCCTGAAGAATTAGGAGGTTCAGGTCTTGGATATCATGAATATATTACGATTGTTGAAGAAATTTCAAAAGTAGACCCTTCTATCGGGCTTTCGGTAGCGGCTCATAATTCTCTTTGTACAAATCATATCCTGACATTCGGAAATGAGGAACAAAAAAAGAGATGGATTCCAAAATTAGCTACTGCAGAGTGGATTGGAGCATGGGGACTAACGGAGCACAATACCGGTTCTGATGCCGGAGGAATGAACACCACAGCGGTTAAAGATGGTGAGGAATGGGTACTGAATGGTGCTAAAAACTTTATCACACATGCTAAATCGGGGAACGTTGCAGTAGTAATTGTTCGTACCGGAGAAAAAGGAGATTCCAGAGGAATGACAGCTTTTGTTGTAGAACACGGAACACCTGGTTTTACAAGCGGAAGAAAAGAAAATAAATTAGGAATGCGTGCTAGTGAAACAGCAGAATTAATTTTCGACAATTGCCGTATTTCCGATGCAAACCGTTTGGGTGAAGTAGGAGAAGGATTTATCCAGGCCATGAAAATTCTGGACGGAGGACGTATTTCCATTGGTGCTTTATCATTAGGAATTGCAAAAGGAGCTTATGAAGCTGCTTTAAAATATTCAAAAGAACGTCACCAGTTTGGAAAACCAATCAGTGATTTCCAGGGAATTTCTTTCAAATTAGCAGATATGGCTACAGAGATTGAAGCTTCAGAATTGTTATTACACAAAGCAGCGTTCTTAAAGAACAATCACAGACCGGTAACAACACTTGGTGCTATGGCAAAAATGTATAGTTCGGAAGTTTGTGTGAAAGTTGCCAATGAAGCGGTACAAATTCACGGAGGTTATGGATATACGAAAGATTTCCCTGTTGAGAAATTCTACAGAGATTCTAAATTGTGTACAATTGGTGAAGGAACTACTGAAATTCAGAAATTAGTAATTTCAAGAAATATACTAAAAGGATAA
- a CDS encoding ComEA family DNA-binding protein, which produces MNNNKFYLKFTREQRSGIFVLLFLIVLIQILYYVVLSKDYASDPSDPEEEKWLALQSRIDSLKVIKDNETLKIYPFNPNFISDYKGYTLGMTTEEIDRLHAFRKQHKFINSPKEFQDITKVSDEKLAEIAPYFKFPEWVNSPGPARNYGSTFKEHARSKEKDFIIDINKATKEDLMKVYGIGPALSERILAEKEKLGAFVSTQQFQYIWGLSPEVVQQLIVHFPVLQQPPLQKIDINNSSLKDLAQFPYFRFALAKEIVTYRSMNGGIKSKEDLTKIKDFPVEKVDIIALYLDF; this is translated from the coding sequence ATGAACAACAATAAATTCTACTTAAAGTTTACCCGGGAACAGCGTAGTGGAATTTTTGTGTTGTTGTTCCTGATTGTATTGATTCAGATACTGTATTATGTTGTGTTGTCAAAGGATTATGCTTCGGATCCTTCAGATCCGGAAGAAGAAAAATGGCTGGCATTGCAGTCCAGGATAGACAGTCTGAAAGTCATAAAGGATAACGAAACACTAAAGATCTATCCTTTTAACCCCAATTTTATTTCCGATTATAAAGGATATACCCTGGGGATGACAACGGAAGAAATTGACCGGTTGCACGCCTTCCGGAAGCAGCATAAATTTATAAACTCTCCAAAAGAATTCCAGGACATCACAAAAGTTTCGGATGAAAAGTTAGCCGAAATCGCACCCTATTTTAAGTTCCCGGAATGGGTAAACAGCCCGGGACCAGCCCGGAATTATGGGAGTACTTTTAAAGAACATGCCCGGTCAAAAGAAAAAGACTTCATTATAGACATTAATAAAGCAACAAAAGAAGACCTGATGAAGGTTTACGGTATCGGCCCTGCCTTATCGGAACGCATACTGGCTGAAAAAGAAAAACTGGGTGCTTTTGTCAGCACACAACAATTTCAATACATCTGGGGATTGTCTCCGGAAGTTGTACAACAGCTCATCGTGCATTTTCCGGTGTTGCAGCAACCACCGCTTCAAAAAATTGACATCAACAATAGTTCTTTAAAAGATCTGGCACAATTTCCCTACTTCCGGTTTGCGCTGGCCAAAGAGATTGTTACTTACCGGAGTATGAATGGCGGGATTAAATCAAAAGAAGACTTAACAAAAATTAAAGATTTTCCAGTAGAAAAAGTTGATATAATTGCCTTATATTTGGATTTTTAA
- a CDS encoding PspC domain-containing protein, which produces MGLITNIRHFFEKHGFEVSSRLADRLGMRATSVRLFFIYLSFFTVGLWFGVYLTLAFWLKLKDMVYTKRSSVFDL; this is translated from the coding sequence ATGGGATTAATAACGAACATTCGTCATTTTTTCGAGAAACATGGATTTGAAGTGTCTTCACGGCTGGCAGACAGGCTGGGAATGAGAGCGACCAGCGTCCGGCTTTTTTTTATCTACCTTTCTTTTTTTACAGTGGGTTTGTGGTTCGGAGTTTATCTTACGCTGGCTTTCTGGCTGAAATTGAAAGACATGGTATATACGAAACGAAGTTCTGTATTTGACCTATAA
- a CDS encoding DUF2851 family protein gives MQEIFLHHIWQYKKFAISELKTEEGTALQILHSGQYLQHEGPDFFNAQIIIDNQKWVGNVEIHIRSSDWYLHRHETNEQYDNVILHVVWEHDMEVFRKDNTEIPVLVLKKYVPETLLSGYYDLIADKSWIYCEKQLKEVNQIVLLKWKERLFFERLEKKILPIVQLLKENKNDWETTLFCAIARNFGLNVNGEAFFQIAKSIPFTVIRKEQYEYENLEALFLGRGGLLTVPKEDSYYKQLKKRWFYLQDKYPLPRRFVQPLQFYKLRPGNFPTIRLVQLAQLYHEQANLFDVVIKGDTIKTFYKMFNLKVSGYWQTHYLFDKESAMKPKRISKSFIDLVFINTILPLQFLYAQHSGQDIVEKLMDVLREIPPEKNTVIEKFRHFGIMAENAFDSQALLHLKKEYCDAKRCLNCEIGQQLLL, from the coding sequence ATGCAGGAAATTTTTTTACACCATATCTGGCAATACAAGAAATTTGCCATATCCGAACTGAAAACGGAAGAAGGAACGGCACTTCAAATACTTCATTCCGGCCAGTATCTGCAACATGAAGGTCCGGATTTTTTCAACGCCCAGATTATTATCGACAATCAGAAATGGGTCGGGAATGTTGAAATACACATCCGCTCGTCAGACTGGTATTTACACCGCCATGAAACAAATGAGCAATACGATAACGTCATACTGCACGTGGTCTGGGAACACGATATGGAAGTGTTCCGGAAAGACAATACGGAAATTCCGGTATTGGTTCTGAAGAAATATGTTCCTGAAACGCTGCTTTCCGGTTATTATGACCTGATAGCCGATAAAAGCTGGATATATTGTGAGAAACAATTAAAAGAAGTCAATCAGATTGTACTGCTCAAATGGAAAGAGCGTCTTTTTTTTGAAAGACTCGAAAAGAAGATTTTACCAATTGTACAATTGCTGAAAGAAAATAAAAATGACTGGGAAACCACATTGTTTTGTGCCATTGCCAGAAATTTTGGATTGAATGTAAACGGAGAGGCTTTTTTTCAGATTGCAAAATCAATTCCTTTCACGGTAATCCGGAAAGAACAGTATGAATATGAAAATCTTGAAGCATTATTTCTGGGAAGAGGCGGATTATTAACGGTACCCAAAGAGGATTCCTATTATAAACAGCTGAAAAAAAGATGGTTTTATTTACAGGATAAATACCCGTTACCCAGACGGTTTGTTCAGCCATTACAGTTTTACAAGTTAAGACCCGGTAATTTTCCGACCATCAGGTTGGTGCAATTAGCACAGCTATACCATGAACAGGCTAATTTGTTTGATGTTGTAATAAAAGGAGATACGATAAAAACCTTTTACAAAATGTTTAACCTGAAAGTTTCCGGATATTGGCAGACACACTATCTTTTTGATAAAGAAAGTGCGATGAAACCAAAAAGGATAAGCAAATCTTTTATTGATTTGGTATTTATCAATACCATTTTGCCGTTACAATTTTTATATGCACAGCATTCGGGGCAGGATATTGTAGAAAAACTGATGGATGTATTGCGGGAAATACCGCCTGAAAAAAATACTGTAATTGAAAAATTCAGACATTTCGGAATAATGGCGGAAAATGCTTTTGATAGTCAGGCCCTGTTGCATCTCAAAAAAGAATATTGTGATGCTAAAAGATGCCTTAATTGTGAAATAGGGCAGCAGTTATTATTGTAA
- a CDS encoding GLPGLI family protein, with amino-acid sequence MRKRYTALLLFFFSLTFGQVAVNSSKGLKITYLKSSNGKRIENQDPILVFATGKETLLTTENILTHKAPLPYEQTFIDHPANSYTQFSRLSTNDWISTKDSVALAKQQFEITGDTKTILGYPCKKAKTIINSNTIELWFTNAVQEKGAPTVLGQNLGLVLEMNRNNNFVITATKVEKLQKIAPRGMAFNSFKGKNVDLLSYRDLLWKSRFTTIKVFENELINFSGESKSNDSIIRFANGTIVLKKVRFPKIVPGSQVFVDLLEQSNGDAYDRTGSVFVIPTDQKTSFLDGLKNGAKTLPLYDNGNGKQYQGVVRTNDYAPLLELMRFFTPFGIKQYNHIELKDKKWHDAVPYRQDISELQTALSDQEIWVGTFIGNYDKGGHQISLNITIHNEEKQSPKNTFVLPLFNTTNVMEMAEQEYATMFNSEKGLEVSFTLSKDVHNAKLRYITTGHGGWENGDEFVPKKNSVFLDQNEIFAFTPWRQDCGSYRLFNPASGNFNNGLSSSDYSRSNWCPGTVTNPILIDLGNLKAGNHTIRIRIPQGAPEGGSFSSWNVSGILIGE; translated from the coding sequence ATGAGAAAACGTTACACAGCACTACTCCTTTTTTTCTTTAGTCTTACTTTCGGCCAGGTTGCCGTAAACTCTTCAAAGGGATTAAAAATAACCTACCTGAAAAGCTCCAACGGAAAACGCATCGAAAATCAGGATCCGATACTGGTTTTTGCAACCGGTAAAGAAACACTACTCACCACCGAAAACATTCTGACTCACAAAGCTCCGCTTCCTTACGAGCAGACTTTTATTGATCATCCGGCAAACAGCTACACGCAATTTTCCAGGCTAAGCACCAACGATTGGATCAGTACAAAAGACAGTGTGGCTTTAGCAAAACAGCAGTTTGAGATTACAGGCGATACCAAAACCATTTTAGGCTATCCCTGTAAAAAAGCAAAAACGATCATTAATTCAAACACTATTGAACTTTGGTTTACCAATGCTGTCCAGGAAAAGGGCGCTCCCACTGTTTTGGGGCAGAATCTCGGACTGGTTTTGGAAATGAACCGCAATAATAATTTTGTAATCACGGCTACTAAGGTTGAAAAGCTGCAAAAAATAGCCCCAAGAGGGATGGCTTTTAATTCGTTTAAAGGCAAAAATGTTGATTTGCTCAGCTATCGCGACCTACTCTGGAAAAGCCGTTTTACAACTATAAAAGTTTTTGAAAACGAGCTGATTAATTTCTCCGGCGAATCGAAGTCCAATGACAGCATTATCCGGTTTGCAAACGGCACCATCGTTCTAAAGAAAGTACGTTTCCCGAAAATTGTACCGGGCAGCCAGGTTTTTGTTGATTTACTGGAACAATCCAATGGTGATGCCTACGACCGGACGGGATCGGTTTTTGTTATTCCGACGGATCAGAAAACGTCTTTTCTTGACGGTTTAAAAAACGGCGCCAAAACACTTCCGCTTTATGACAACGGAAACGGAAAACAGTATCAGGGGGTTGTCCGCACCAATGATTATGCACCGTTATTGGAATTGATGCGTTTCTTCACTCCTTTTGGGATCAAGCAATACAATCATATTGAGTTAAAGGATAAAAAATGGCATGATGCCGTTCCGTATCGTCAGGATATTTCAGAATTACAAACGGCATTGAGCGATCAGGAAATCTGGGTTGGTACGTTTATCGGAAATTATGATAAAGGCGGCCATCAGATAAGCCTGAATATTACCATTCATAACGAGGAAAAGCAATCTCCAAAAAATACGTTTGTTTTACCGCTGTTCAATACGACCAATGTAATGGAAATGGCGGAACAGGAATATGCTACGATGTTCAATTCCGAAAAAGGGCTGGAAGTTTCCTTTACCCTGTCAAAAGACGTTCACAATGCCAAACTGCGTTATATCACAACCGGTCATGGCGGCTGGGAAAACGGTGATGAATTTGTCCCTAAAAAGAACAGCGTCTTTTTGGATCAAAATGAAATTTTTGCTTTTACTCCGTGGCGACAGGATTGTGGTTCCTACCGGTTGTTTAATCCTGCCTCCGGAAATTTTAATAACGGCCTGTCTTCATCTGACTACAGTCGTTCCAACTGGTGTCCGGGAACGGTTACCAATCCTATCCTGATTGATCTTGGTAATCTAAAAGCCGGAAATCATACTATCCGCATCCGTATTCCGCAGGGTGCTCCCGAAGGAGGAAGTTTTAGTTCCTGGAATGTTTCCGGAATTTTAATTGGTGAATAA